In Gadus chalcogrammus isolate NIFS_2021 chromosome 1, NIFS_Gcha_1.0, whole genome shotgun sequence, one DNA window encodes the following:
- the LOC130389648 gene encoding uncharacterized protein LOC130389648 produces MDPVVARMVLVQVAGALVHRRGKQVHQRWWVHPVLRTRNQRGEYHALVQELRLDALLFHQYFRMPPDHFDELLGKVGPLITVADTRFRSAIGPAERLAICLRYLATGDSFHTIGFSYRLGTSSVCRIVREVASAIWTALVEEEMSVPTRADWSTMAEQFEWRWNFPNCIGAIDGKHVVIQAPVNSGSLYHNYKGTFSLVLLAIVDADYLFPVVDVGGYGRTSDSGSLRNSAFGEALRDGTLDLPPARVISGAEQRGPLPHVFAGDEAFPLMTHLLRPFPGQHHTLEKRVFNYRLSRARLVVECAFGILASRWRMYRHQ; encoded by the exons ATGGATCCCGTTGTAGCAAGGATGGTGTTAGTTCAGGTTGCTGGTGCTTTGGTCCACCGACGTGGAAAGCAAGTGCATCAGCGTTGGTGGGTTCACCCTGTTCTCCGGACACGCAACCAGAGAGGGGAGTATCACGCACTTGTGCAGGAGTTGCGTCTGGATGCTCTCCTATTCCATCAATATTTTCGGATGCCTCCGGACCACTTCGACGAGTTGCTTGGCAAGGTCGGTCCTCTCATTACCGTGGCAGACACACGGTTTCGTTCTGCAATTGGCCCTGCCGAGCGACTCGCCATTTGCCTACG GTATCTTGCCACTGGCGATTCCTTTCACACGATTGGCTTCAGCTATCGTCTGGGCACTTCGTCAGTGTGTAGGATAGTGCGGGAGGTAGCCAGTGCCATCTGGACTGctttggtggaggaggagatgtctgTTCCCACGAGGGCGGACTGGAGCACCATGGCCGAGCAGTTTGAGTGGCGCTGGAACTTCCCCAACTGCATCGGAGCGATTGATGGGAAGCATGTTGTGATACAAGCTCCAGTTAACTCTGGCTCCTTGTATCACAATTACAAGGGCACCTTCTCCCTGGTCCTCCTCGCCATAGTGGACGCCGACTACCTGTTCCCGGTTGTGGATGTTGGAGGCTACGGCAGGACGAGTGACAGCGGCTCCCTCCGTAACTCCGCGTTTGGGGAAGCTCTTCGCGATGGCACCCTTGACCTCCCTCCCGCCCGTGTCATCTCCGGCGCAGAGCAGCGGGGGCCACTTCCTCACGTGTTTGCGGGGGATGAGGCGTTCCCACTCATGACCCACCTGCTGCGGCCATTCCCTGGACAACATCACACTCTAGAGAAGCGAGTGTTCAACTACCGCCTCAGCCGGGCTCGTCTTGTAGTGGAATGTGCCTTCGGAATCTTGGCATCTAGGTGGCGCATGTACCGGCACCAGTGA